The nucleotide window GCCCGTGATTCCCGTGATCAGCGCGGTCTTCATACTTCCCTGTTTCGGTACGGTCCCTGTCCTCCCGGCCGGCGCCGGAGCAATCCGAAAACCTATCCCTGCCCGGGAGCGCTGTCAACGCGAGTTCGGCCGGCACAAGGCTTGACCGATCCTGAAGACACCGGTAAATTCAGGGTCTTGTCGTACAATCGACCCATGATTCCAGGAGATACCGATGGCCGGCTTCTGCGCCGTCTGTGGCAAGGGCCCGCGCAGCGGGAACAACGTCAGCCACGCGAACAACAAGACCAAGCGGCGCTGGCTGCCCAACCTGCAGAGCGCCCACGTCGTGACCGACAACGGGACCCGCAAGCGCGTCCGCGTCTGCACGAGCTGCATCTCCGCCGGCAAGATCCGCAAGGCGGGGTGAGCCGCCCGAGGGCAGCCGAGGCCTGACGGGGCCGCACGAACCGATCGTGCGGCCCCGCTTTCTTTCCACCGCCCGCGATGGACGCGAAGAGGGCCGGATTCCCTGGGGGATCCGGCCCTCTTCGTCCAGCGAGCCCGCGACGGCTCAGCCGCGGTCCACCAGCTCGATCAGCGCCAGCTCCGCACCGTCGCCGCGGCGGTGGCCGATCTTGAGGATGCGGGTGTAGCCGCCCGGCCGCTCCGCGAAGCGGGGGCCGATGGCGTCGAAGAGCTGCACGAGCACCGCACGGTCCGCGATGTCGCGGGCGGCGAGACGCCGGGCGTGCAGGTCGCCGCGCTTCGCGAGCGTGATCAGGCGCTCCGCGAAGGGCCGCAGCTCCTTCGCCTTCTCCGTGGTGGTGTTGATCCGGCCGTGCCGGAAGAGGCTGATCGCCATATTGCGGAGCAGCGCCTCACGGTGCTCCGCGGTCCGGCCGAGCTTCCGGCCCCTGTTCGCATGACGCATGTCTACTACTCCTTCTCGGAATCCGTTTCGGTCTGTTCCTCGCCGATGTCCTGTCCCTCTCCGGAGACGTCCGGCTGCTCGGTCACCCACCACAGGCTGCCGTCCTCCCCCTCCTCGAAGCGGATCCCGAAGCGGAGGCCCTGGCCCAGCAGGAACTCGTTGATCTCCTGCAGCGACTTCTTTCCGAAGTTGTCGATCCCCAGCATCTGCGACTCGGTCCGCTGGACCAGGTCGCGCACTGTCTGGATGTTCTCTTTCTGGAGCGAGTTCCGGCTCCGGACGCTCAGCTCGGTCAGGTCCTCGATGGGCCGGCTGAGCAGGTCCTTCACACGGCTCGGAACCGCGGTGCGGCCATCACCCCCGACCGCCGCGACCCCGGCGGAATCTGAGCCCCACTGCCGCGCCTCGGACCACTCGGGGCGCGCCCCCGCCAGGAAGCTGAAGTGCTCGATGGCGAGCCGTGACGCGTACTGCACCGCGGAGCGAACGTCGACCGCGCCGTTGGTCTCCACGTCCAGGACCAGCCGGTCGAAGTCGGTGCGCTGGCCGACGCGGGTCTCCTCGACCACGAAGTTGGCGCGCGTCACCGGGTTGTAGATCGCATCGATGCGGACCAGGTCGGCCGGCATCCCGCGCGGGAGCGCGTGCTGCTCCGCCAAAACGAAGCCGCGGCCCTTGTTGACGTACAGCTCGATGCGCAGCTCACGGTCGTCCTGCAGCTCCAGGATGTGGTGATCGGGATTGATCACCTGCACCGAGGCGTGCGAGCGAATGCTCCGCGCGGTCACGGCGCCCGCCTCGCTGGCGCGCAGCTCCAGGACCGCCTCCTCCACGTCCTCGTCCATCCGCAGTACGAGCGCCTTGAGGTTGCGGATGATCTGGTGCACGTCCTCCACCACGCCCGGGATCGTCTGGTGCTCGTGCAGGACGCCGTCGGCGCGGAAAGCCCAGACCGCCGCGCCGCGCAGGCTCGACAGCAGAATCCGCCGCATGGTGTTGCCGAGTGTGTGGCCGAAGCCCCGCTCCAGCGGCCGGAGCACGATCTGCCCCGTGCGCGGCTGCTCCGGCAGTGCCGGCATCTGCAGGCCGGTAAGATCGAGTTCCACTATATCCCTCCGGAATCAGTTCGGGATGCACAAGACGGATCGAGCGGCGAGGGCCGTCTGCCCCCGCCGCCGGATCCGGTCTTCAGCTTACTTGCTGTAGAGCTCGACGATCAACTGCTCCTGGACAGCGAGCGGGATGTCCGCACGGGTCGGACGCCCGACCATCCGGCCGGTCCGCGTCCCCTCGTCCACCGCGAGCCAGCCGACCGTGGTCGGCTTGGTCTTGGCGGCCAGGGATGCCTGGACCGGGAGGATGTCCTTGCTCTTCGGCGCGACCCGGACCTCGTCGCCCGGTTCCACCTGGAAGCTCGGGATGTCCACGAGGCGGCCGTTCACCTGCACGTGCCGGTGGCGGATGATCTGGCGGGCCTCCTTGCGGGAGGATCCGAACCCCATCCGGTACACGATGTTGTCGAGACGGCTCTCCAGGGCCACCAGGAGGTTCTCACCGGTGATGCCGGGCTGGTGCGCGGCCTTCTCGAAAAGGGTGCGGAACGGCTTCTCGGAGACGCCGTAGATGCGCTTCACCTTCTGCTTCTCGCGCAGCTGGTGCGCGTACTCCGACGCCTTGCGGCGGCGGGACGCGGCCTGCCCGTGCTGCCCGGGGGCGTACGGACGGCGCTCGATGGGGCACTTCTCGGTGAAGCACTTGGTGCCCTTGAGGAACAGCTTCTGCCCCTCGCGGCGGCAGAGCTTGCAGACGGGTCCGGTGTAACGGGCCATGAACCGTTTTCTCCTGAGAATCTGGATCTTTCGGCTTCTTCCCCCCGACGGTCGCGGAGGTTTACACCACTGGTACTACAGGGAACAGGGAACAGCCAGCAGTTGCAGGCCGTTCCCTGTTTGCTGCTCCCGTGCCCCAACTACACGCGGCGCTTCTTCGGCGGACGGCAGCCGTTGTGCGGGATCGGCGTCACGTCGCGGATCGAGCGGATCT belongs to Longimicrobiaceae bacterium and includes:
- a CDS encoding DNA-directed RNA polymerase subunit alpha; amino-acid sequence: MELDLTGLQMPALPEQPRTGQIVLRPLERGFGHTLGNTMRRILLSSLRGAAVWAFRADGVLHEHQTIPGVVEDVHQIIRNLKALVLRMDEDVEEAVLELRASEAGAVTARSIRSHASVQVINPDHHILELQDDRELRIELYVNKGRGFVLAEQHALPRGMPADLVRIDAIYNPVTRANFVVEETRVGQRTDFDRLVLDVETNGAVDVRSAVQYASRLAIEHFSFLAGARPEWSEARQWGSDSAGVAAVGGDGRTAVPSRVKDLLSRPIEDLTELSVRSRNSLQKENIQTVRDLVQRTESQMLGIDNFGKKSLQEINEFLLGQGLRFGIRFEEGEDGSLWWVTEQPDVSGEGQDIGEEQTETDSEKE
- the rpmB gene encoding 50S ribosomal protein L28, which translates into the protein MAGFCAVCGKGPRSGNNVSHANNKTKRRWLPNLQSAHVVTDNGTRKRVRVCTSCISAGKIRKAG
- the rpsD gene encoding 30S ribosomal protein S4 — encoded protein: MARYTGPVCKLCRREGQKLFLKGTKCFTEKCPIERRPYAPGQHGQAASRRRKASEYAHQLREKQKVKRIYGVSEKPFRTLFEKAAHQPGITGENLLVALESRLDNIVYRMGFGSSRKEARQIIRHRHVQVNGRLVDIPSFQVEPGDEVRVAPKSKDILPVQASLAAKTKPTTVGWLAVDEGTRTGRMVGRPTRADIPLAVQEQLIVELYSK
- the rplQ gene encoding 50S ribosomal protein L17 — translated: MRHANRGRKLGRTAEHREALLRNMAISLFRHGRINTTTEKAKELRPFAERLITLAKRGDLHARRLAARDIADRAVLVQLFDAIGPRFAERPGGYTRILKIGHRRGDGAELALIELVDRG